Proteins from a genomic interval of Gadus morhua chromosome 21, gadMor3.0, whole genome shotgun sequence:
- the gja12.1 gene encoding gap junction protein, alpha 12.1 gives MGEWSFLASLLDKVQSHSTVIGKVWLTVLFIFRIMVLGAGAEKVWGDEQSQMICNTKQPGCKNVCYDHAFPISHIRFWVLQIIFVSSPTLVYLAHVLHVIHKEKKLRERMQTSSEPTKNPKYSDDKGHVKIKGDLLGSYLATIFFRILLEVAFIVGQYYLYGFVMDPRVVCSRAPCPFTVECYMSRPTEKTIFIIFMLGVSCVALLLNVLEVFYLLCRGRCSKRRHVAPFTMPSHSAVLEMKQVPRTT, from the exons ATGGGTGAGTGGAGTTTCCTAGCGTCTCTCCTTGACAAGGTCCAGTCCCACTCCACGGTCATCGGGAAGGTCTGGCTCACAGTGCTCTTCATTTTCCGGATCATGGTCCTCGGGGCCGGAGCAGAAAAG GTGTGGGGTGATGAGCAATCCCAAATGATCTGTAACACCAAGCAGCCAGGCTGCAAGAACGTGTGCTACGACCACGCCTTCCCCATCTCCCACATCCGCTTCTGGGTGCTGCAGATCATCTTCGTGTCGAGCCCCACGCTGGTGTACCTCGCTCACGTCCTCCACGTTATCCACAAGGAGAAAAAGCTGAGGGAGCGTATGCAGACCAGCAGCGAGCCGACCAAGAACCCAAAATACTCGGACGACAAAGGTCACGTCAAGATCAAAGGGGACCTTCTGGGCAGCTACCTGGCCACCATCTTCTTCCGGATCCTTCTGGAGGTGGCGTTCATCGTAGGGCAGTACTATCTGTACGGCTTCGTCATGGACCCCAGAGTGGTGTGCTCCAGAGCACCCTGTCCCTTCACTGTGGAGTGCTACATGTCCCGGCCGACCGAGAAgaccatcttcatcatcttcatgctGGGGGTGTCCTGCGTGGCCCTGCTGCTCAACGTTCTGGAGGTCTTCTACCTGCTGTGCAGAGGCAGGTGCTCCAAGAGACGGCACGTGGCCCCCTTTACCATGCCCAGCCACTCGGCTGTCCTGGAGATGAAGCAGGTGCCCCGGACCACCTAA
- the gja13.1 gene encoding connexin 32.3 gives MGDWGFLSSLLDKVQSHSTVIGKIWMSVLFLFRIMVLGAGAESVWGDEQSGFLCNTQQPGCENVCYDWTFPISHIRFWVLQIIFVSTPTLIYLGHVMHVTHKENKMRENLASPGCASTQKHPKYTNEKGKVKIKGNLLGSYLAQLGAKIIIEAAFIVGQYYLYGFIMVPMFPCSKKPCPFTVECYMSRPTEKTIFIIFMLVVACVSLLLNVLEVFYLLVSRSRCSPRKRSHMITSARHPAQLSGPMWPTAEDARQANKMNMDFESGQSTAGSLNGAKEEKKLLSGH, from the coding sequence ATGGGTGATTGGGGCTTTCTATCCTCCCTGCTGGACAAGGTCCAGTCCCACTCCACGGTTATCGGGAAGATCTGGATGAGCGTGCTGTTCCTGTTCCGGATCATGGTGCTGGGGGCAGGGGCGGAGAGCGTCTGGGGCGATGAGCAGTCGGGCTTCCTCTGCAACACTCAGCAGCCCGGCTGCGAGAACGTGTGCTACGACTGGACCTTCCCCATCTCACACATCCGCTTCTGGGTGCTGCAGATCATCTTCGTGTCGACACCAACGCTCATCTACCTGGGCCATGTCATGCATGTCACCCACAAGGAGAACAAGATGAGGGAGAATCTGGCCAGCCCCGGGTGCGCCAGCACGCAGAAGCACCCCAAGTACACCAACGAGAAGGGCAAGGTGAAGATCAAGGGCAACCTCCTGGGGAGCTACCTAGCCCAGCTGGGCGCCAAGATCATCATCGAGGCCGCCTTCATCGTGGGCCAGTACTATCTGTACGGCTTCATCATGGTCCCCATGTTCCCCTGCTCCAAGAAACCCTGTCCCTTCACCGTGGAGTGCTACATGTCCCGGCCCACCGAGAAgaccatcttcatcatcttcatgctGGTGGTGGCCTGCGTGTCCCTGCTGCTCAACGTTCTGGAGGTCTTCTACCTGCTGGTGAGCAGGAGCAGATGTTCCCCCAGGAAGCGCTCGCACATGATCACGTCCGCTCGGCACCCGGCACAGCTCTCAGGCCCCATGTGGCCAACGGCAGAAGACGCCCGGCAGGCCAACAAGATGAACATGGACTTTGAGAGCGGCCAGAGTACTGCTGGGAGCCTCAACGGGgccaaggaggagaagaagcttCTGAGTGGTCACTAG